A genome region from Hevea brasiliensis isolate MT/VB/25A 57/8 chromosome 9, ASM3005281v1, whole genome shotgun sequence includes the following:
- the LOC110667034 gene encoding probable WRKY transcription factor 43 has product MEGQEAPPPPPPPPPLPQLPAYLFSPSYPSSSLHPPFIEPQVLPDIDWVGLLWGQSGVGENRAPMMESASAVTGEEKGNKDRRKSGRMMKKQSRPRFAFKTRSADDILDDGYRWRKYGQKAVKNSAYPRSYYRCTYHTCNVKKQVQRLSKDTSIVVTTYEGIHNHPCEKLMQALTPLLKQMQFLANF; this is encoded by the exons ATGGAAGGCCAAGAAgcgccaccaccacctcctccacctccaCCATTACCACAATTGCCAGCCTATCTCTTCTCACCCTCATACCCTTCCTCATCATTGCACCCTCCCTTTATAGAGCCTCAGGTCCTTCCAGATATCGACTGGGTTGGCCTTCTCTGGGGTCAATCCGGCGTAGGAGAGAATAGGGCACCAATGATGGAAAGCGCTTCTGCGGTAACTGGGGAAGAAAAGGGTAACAAGGATAGGAGAAAAAGTGGCCGAATGATGAAGAAACAGAGTCGGCCAAGGTTTGCTTTCAAAACGAGGAGTGCAGATGATATTCTTGATGATGGCTACCGCTGGAGAAAATATGGCCAGAAAGCTGTGAAAAATAGCGCATATCCCAG gagttaCTATCGCTGCACCTATCATACATGCAACGTCAAGAAGCAAGTTCAAAGGCTCTCCAAGGACACTAGCATTGTAGTCACGACTTATGAGGGAATCCATAACCATCCTTGTGAGAAGCTCATGCAAGCTTTAACTCCTCTTCTCAAACAGATGCAGTTTCTCGCTAACTTCTAA
- the LOC110667033 gene encoding late embryogenesis abundant protein Lea14-A, which yields MSQLMDKAKNFVAEKVANIKKPEATVTDVDLGSVHRDRVEYNAKISVNNPYGHPLPICEVSYTLKSDGRVIVSGNMPDPGSLKASDITILNVPLKVPHSILVSLVSDISRDWDIDYDLEVGLTIDLPIIGDFTIPLSSKGEVKLPTLSDFF from the exons ATGTCGCAGCTGATGGACAAGGCCAAAAACTTTGTGGCAGAGAAGGTAGCCAACATAAAAAAGCCGGAGGCTACCGTCACAGACGTGGATCTGGGTAGCGTCCACCGTGATCGCGTAGAATACAACGCCAAGATTTCTGTCAATAACCCATACGGGCATCCTCTTCCCATTTGCGAGGTCTCCTACACTCTCAAAAGCGATGGCAG AGTGATTGTATCGGGGAATATGCCAGACCCTGGATCACTGAAGGCAAGTGACATAACAATTCTGAATGTACCATTGAAGGTGCCACACAGCATACTAGTGAGCTTGGTAAGTGACATTAGCAGAGACTGGGACATAGATTATGATTTAGAAGTGGGTCTCACCATTGACCTTCCTATCATTGGCGACTTCACCATTCCTCTCTCTAGCAAGGGCGAGGTCAAGCTCCCTACGctttctgatttcttctga
- the LOC110667002 gene encoding late embryogenesis abundant protein At1g64065: MVEHEQVKPLAPSADRISSDEEETAALHSKKLRRRKCIRCCGCITGVLLVHVIVIVILIFTLFRVKDPSIRLNGMTMTRLELINNTKIPKPGVNMSLIADVSVKNPNIASFRYSNTTTALYYYGEVVGEVRGPPGRAKARRTVRMNVTVDIITDKLISNPNLSTEMGTGLLTMDSYSKIPGRMKLLNIIKKHVTVKMNCTFTVNITTGAIHETRKCRKKVDL, from the coding sequence ATGGTGGAGCACGAGCAGGTGAAGCCCCTAGCCCCGTCTGCAGACCGCATAAGCAGCGATGAAGAAGAAACTGCCGCTCTCCACTCGAAAAAACTTCGTCGCAGAAAATGCATCAGATGCTGTGGATGCATCACAGGGGTGCTGCTCGTTCATGTCATCGTGATCGTGATATTAATTTTCACTCTTTTTCGCGTCAAGGACCCTTCAATTAGATTGAATGGTATGACAATGACTCGGCTAGAGCTAATCAACAACACCAAGATTCCAAAGCCAGGGGTGAACATGTCCTTGATTGCTGATGTATCAGTGAAGAATCCCAACATAGCATCTTTCAGGTATAGTAATACTACTACAGCTCTTTACTACTATGGAGAGGTCGTCGGAGAGGTTAGAGGCCCGCCAGGTCGCGCAAAGGCCCGGCGGACTGTGCGGATGAATGTGACGGTTGATATAATCACTGATAAGCTGATTTCCAATCCTAATCTAAGTACTGAAATGGGTACGGGACTGCTCACCATGGATAGCTACTCAAAAATTCCAGGGAGGATGAAACTGCTGAATATTATTAAGAAGCACGTTACTGTGAAGATGAATTGCACTTTCACAGTTAATATTACCACAGGGGCAATTCATGAGACTCGGAAATGCAGGAAAAAGGTTGACCTCTAG